The nucleotide sequence CCGAGGCCGCCGGAATCCTGGGCAGGGCGATCGGGGTTCCGGATCTCGCGTACGTCCGGTTCCCGGAGGAGGATGCGCGGCGGGCGATGGACGGGATGGGGATGTCGAAGAGCGTCGTCGAGGCGATGCTGGAGATGTACCGGGGCTTCAACGCGGGGACGATCCGGCCCACCCGGGAGCGGAACGGATCGGCGGCGACCCCCACGACCCTGGAGGAGTTCGCGAAGTCGGTCTTCGCCCCGTCGTACCGGGCCGCCGCCTGATCAGAGGGCCGTCTGCCCCGCCTCGAGGAACGCGATGCGCTGGTGCATCGCCTTTTCCCGGCTCCACCGGGCGGTCACGTCGCGGACCACCGCGACCGGCCCGATCACTTTCCCGTCCGCTCCGCGGACCAGCGCGATCGTGAACTCGATGGAGATGCGCTCCCCGTCCTTTCGGACGGCGGGAACCGACAACGTTTCGTTCCCGTACTTCGTCGCGCCGTTCCGCATCGCCCCCGCGTACCCCTTCCAGTGCGCCTCGCGTTGCCGTTCGGGGATGATGAGGTCGAGCGATTGCCCCACCGCCTCCGCCTCCGTGTAGCCGAAGATCCCCTCCGCCCCCCCGTTCCACATCCGGATGACGCCGTCCCGGTCGGAGAAGATCACCCCGTCGCCGGTCCCCTCCACGATCTGCCGGCAAAGCCGGCTCTTTTCCTCTTCCGTCATTGGAGTCCCCTCCCTTGGTGGGTCGAACGATCCAGCAGGCTGTCCAACGGTTCGACGCCGGCCGGAAACGGATGCGCGCCCGTGAGGATCCTTGCAAAGGCCCGGGAAGCGGGAGCCGTCCCGCGGAGGAGGCGCAGCGTCCGTCCCGCCTCGGTGGCAGCCTGCCCGAGGAGGTCCGTCAAGGCGACCGTCGCGGGGCCCTCGAGGTCGAATACGGCCCCCGGCGGATCGTCGCGGTCCAGGCACGAGGCCACCGCTTCCGCCAACGTCTCCACCTCCAGCGGCCGGCACTGAAGCTCGCCGCCTCCGGCCATCGGCAGCCACCGGGAGGATCGCACGGCGCGGGCCAGCGACGCCTCGAGGACCGATCCGCGGCCGCGCAGGATCGACGGACGGAATATCGTGTACCGGAGCCCCGAGCGCCGCACCAGCTCCTCGCCCGATCCCTTCGACCGGAGAAACGCCGTGGGGGCGTCCGGCCCCGCCCCGGCAACCCCGATGTGCACGAACCGGTCGATCCCCCACGCCCTGGCGGCCTCGATGGCGTTCCGCGTCCCCAGCCGGTGGATCGGGTCGAACGTCGACCCTTCCGCGGGCCGCTCCCGGAAGATCCCGGCCAGGTGCACGACCGCGTCGGTGCTCCGGGCGGCGTTCCAGACGCTCTCCCCGTCCCGGATGTCGCCCAGGGTCACCCGGCACCCGTTGGGAACGCCGGCGGGGATCCGGTCCCCGAAGTCGGGTCGGGCCATGACCCTCGGCAGCCACCCGCGATCCCGCAGCGCCCGGCACACCGCCCGGCCGAGGAATCCCGTGCCGCCGGTGACCAGCACCTCCCGGTACCCGAGGAACATCCCCCGGTGCCGCTTCACGGGAGCAGGCGGTCGACCTTCGCCGCCATGATGAAGTCGTTCTCGTGCAGTCCCCGGACGGCGTGGGTACGGAACCGCACCGTGCAGTACCCCCACCCGACGGACAGGTCCGGGTGGTGTCCCTCGATTTCGGCGATCTCGCCGACCCGGACCGCGAATCCGATCGCGTCCGCGAAGTTCCGGAACCGGAACTCCCGCCGGATCCCTCCGCCTCCCTCTTCGAGGAGCCACCCCGGGACGGCGGAGATCCGGACCGAGGCTTCCGCCTCCGGCATGGGGGGCACCCCACCCCTGCAGGGGACGCAATGTTTCTCCGAGAGTTCCCCGGACACCTTCGACCCCTCCCCTGCGCGCTCCCGTTCGCCCGGTCCTTATCCATTAGAATTCCGGATCCGGAAAGTCGCTTCTCCCGTCGGGAAGAAAAGTTCGGGCAGGGGAATGCGGGCGGGACGGAACGGTCGAAGGCGGCCCGTCAGAGGCGGAAGGCCGGATCGGAAAGGACGAACCCGCGCTCCCGCAGGATCCGGCGGACGGCGGGGCCGTCGATGGTGGCGAGCCGGAGGTGGGCGTTGACCGCGCCGACCTCGCCATGGGGCGAAACGACGCAGCTGCGGATCTCGATCCCCATCCCCTGGAGGATCCCGGCCAGC is from Deltaproteobacteria bacterium and encodes:
- a CDS encoding PAS domain S-box protein encodes the protein MTEEEKSRLCRQIVEGTGDGVIFSDRDGVIRMWNGGAEGIFGYTEAEAVGQSLDLIIPERQREAHWKGYAGAMRNGATKYGNETLSVPAVRKDGERISIEFTIALVRGADGKVIGPVAVVRDVTARWSREKAMHQRIAFLEAGQTAL
- a CDS encoding 4a-hydroxytetrahydrobiopterin dehydratase; protein product: MSGELSEKHCVPCRGGVPPMPEAEASVRISAVPGWLLEEGGGGIRREFRFRNFADAIGFAVRVGEIAEIEGHHPDLSVGWGYCTVRFRTHAVRGLHENDFIMAAKVDRLLP
- a CDS encoding NAD(P)H-binding protein, whose amino-acid sequence is MKRHRGMFLGYREVLVTGGTGFLGRAVCRALRDRGWLPRVMARPDFGDRIPAGVPNGCRVTLGDIRDGESVWNAARSTDAVVHLAGIFRERPAEGSTFDPIHRLGTRNAIEAARAWGIDRFVHIGVAGAGPDAPTAFLRSKGSGEELVRRSGLRYTIFRPSILRGRGSVLEASLARAVRSSRWLPMAGGGELQCRPLEVETLAEAVASCLDRDDPPGAVFDLEGPATVALTDLLGQAATEAGRTLRLLRGTAPASRAFARILTGAHPFPAGVEPLDSLLDRSTHQGRGLQ